In Candidatus Paceibacterota bacterium, the genomic stretch TTTTCCGAATGATTGGCATCCTCGGTAAAGATCACTATTTCCCACCCCAACAACGGTTCCGGAAAGGGCCGCCTTCACCGCCGTGCCGATTGGTGTTCCAAAATCAACTCCGCTGTGTGTTCCGGAAGCGTAGAGGCGTTTCGCGGCAACGGTTTTTCCGAAAAGTTGGGTGATGACAATGTGTCCGAGAGGCCATGAAAGTACACCGGGACGAGTGGACGGGAGGCTGGATGGATCAATGGCCACTTTGAGCTGTGATTCGAAGTTGAAAAGTTCTTGTTCAAAAGCGTTTTTCTGCGCTGTTTTTTGGTTGATAATTGCTTTGTATTGAGTTTCCTGGCTTTTTGTTTGAGTGAGAACTTTTGTTTTGTCAGTTTTTGTCCCTTCTACGATTTTCTTCTGGTCCGCAAGCTGTGAACGGTAATCGACAAGGCTTTTTTTCTGCGTGAGAACTTGGTTTTGCTTGTCTTCAAGATCTTTTTTCTCATCAGCAAGCGAGGCTGCCATATTTCGCGCTTCCCCTCTGAATTTTTCCAAGGTCGCTACTTCGTCAAAAAATTGAGAAAGATTGGTGTTGCTCAAGACTGTCTCAACAAGAGAATTCGATTCCACAAATGCTTGTTGTCGCAAAGTTTCGCCGATCGCCGCCTGATCGTGTTCGATCTTATTTTTCTTGTCGGCAATTTGATCCTGAAGAGATTCTATTTTGAGACTTGTGGTGGTGATCTTGCTTTCCGTTGCTTTTATCTCCGTGCTTAGTTTTTTTATGCTTGTATCAAGGAGGGCGATCGCATTTTTCAGTGTTTGGGCTTGGGTCGAGATTTTCCCAACGGCAGTGGAGTATTTTGCGATTTCAACTTCAAGTTCGGCGATGAGCTTGTTTCTTTCGTCGATCTTTTGCTGGAGTTCTTCAGCTTGAGTGAGTGCCCGAACAATTTTGGGTGCGCTATAAGTTCCTAGAAGCGTGAGGAATATGAAAAAGAAAGATATGGCATGTTTCTTCATCCGGTTAGTGAAAAATGGCATCGCTCCTTTGGAGCAGGTGTTTTATTTCAATTATTTGTACTGATAAACTTAATTCTTTCATGACTGTTTGGAAATTAATGTCTCGCTCCAATGCCATTTTCTACTACGGGATTCAAATTAAGCGTGAAGCTTTTCAACCGCGATTTTAATTCTTTCCAGCGTTTCTTTTTTGCCCACAATTTCCGCAATGGTAAATGGGTCAGGTGATTTATCGAGCCCAGAAAGGCATACGCGAAGCGGCCACAGCACCTCCCCTTTCCCCTCTTTGGTTGCGTAGTCCCATACCGCGCTTTTAATTCCACCCTGATTCCACTCTGATTCTGAAACTCCGGCAAGAAGTTTCGAAACTTCTGAAAGCCGCTCTGCCGTTTTTGTTTTGCTCGGCTCTTTTTTAGCAAGCACTTTTTCAATTTCGTATTCAGGCTGTTTTTCGAAAAAATCAAATTCTCCCGATTGTGCGATCTCTTTTGCTTCTCCAAATGTCGAAATACGGTCCACGATGAGGGGAAGCATTTTTTTGAACATATGCGATTCAAATTTTTTGCCTGCTTTCTCAAATTCTGCAAAGACTTGTTTCTCGAGTTCGATTTGGGGCAGTTTCTTTATATATTCTTTATTGAGCCACTTCAATTTTTCTTCATTGAAAATCGCCCCGCCTTTTTGTACTTTCGAAAGATCAAATTTTTCTACAAGCTCGTCGAGGGACATAAGCTCTGCATCGGTGCCTGGGTTCCAGCCCAAAAATGCCATAAAGTTCAAAAGCGCCTCTGGAAGATAGCCCCGGTCGCGGTATTCGCTTATTGCTAAAGCGCCCTTTCGTTTGGACAGCTTTGTCCTATCTGGGGCCAAAACAAGCGGTAAATGAGCGTATATTGGCTCTGGTGCGCCGATTGCCCTCTGGATGAGGATTTGTCGAGGAGTGTTTGAAATGTGGTCTTCCCCACGAATTACGTGGGTAATTCCCATTTCAAAATCATCTACAACAACAGCGAGATGAAAAAGGGGTTCGT encodes the following:
- a CDS encoding peptidoglycan DD-metalloendopeptidase family protein, which codes for MPFFTNRMKKHAISFFFIFLTLLGTYSAPKIVRALTQAEELQQKIDERNKLIAELEVEIAKYSTAVGKISTQAQTLKNAIALLDTSIKKLSTEIKATESKITTTSLKIESLQDQIADKKNKIEHDQAAIGETLRQQAFVESNSLVETVLSNTNLSQFFDEVATLEKFRGEARNMAASLADEKKDLEDKQNQVLTQKKSLVDYRSQLADQKKIVEGTKTDKTKVLTQTKSQETQYKAIINQKTAQKNAFEQELFNFESQLKVAIDPSSLPSTRPGVLSWPLGHIVITQLFGKTVAAKRLYASGTHSGVDFGTPIGTAVKAALSGTVVGVGNSDLYRGCQSFGKWIMIAHPNGLSTLYGHLSLMKVAKGDTVATGQLIAYSGNTGYSTGPHLHFGVYATQGVKIQPYPSGSYCKGALLPLAAHEAYLDPIIYLPETKP
- the gltX gene encoding glutamate--tRNA ligase, whose amino-acid sequence is MSDKKIVTRFAPSPTGLLHAGNYRTAVFSYLFARQNKGKFVLRIEDTDRERSKKEYEDNIIESLKWLGLEHDEFHRQSEKVASHKKHLQNLIDKGIAYISHEEKDGKPSDVIRFKNPGTKVTFKDLIRGEITMDTTDLKDFVIAKSVDEPLFHLAVVVDDFEMGITHVIRGEDHISNTPRQILIQRAIGAPEPIYAHLPLVLAPDRTKLSKRKGALAISEYRDRGYLPEALLNFMAFLGWNPGTDAELMSLDELVEKFDLSKVQKGGAIFNEEKLKWLNKEYIKKLPQIELEKQVFAEFEKAGKKFESHMFKKMLPLIVDRISTFGEAKEIAQSGEFDFFEKQPEYEIEKVLAKKEPSKTKTAERLSEVSKLLAGVSESEWNQGGIKSAVWDYATKEGKGEVLWPLRVCLSGLDKSPDPFTIAEIVGKKETLERIKIAVEKLHA